In Gimesia benthica, a single window of DNA contains:
- the mqnC gene encoding cyclic dehypoxanthinyl futalosine synthase, with protein MSSEIASLLDKAVAGERLNREEGLKLMESHDLVALGKAANEVTKRLHPEPYRTYNIDRNINYSNSCTAVCDFCAFYRNPKSPDVYVLKPEQLYQKIEETIELGGDQILLQGGLHPTLKLEWYEDLLRDLRERYPTVNVHGFSPPELHHFTKVNKLPLREVLQRLKDAGLGSLPGGGGEILVDRVRKEITRGKALTDEWLEVNRVWHELGGISSATMMFGHIETLAERIEHLDRLRELQDKTGGFSAFICWTLQPENTDMDYVPPAGAFEYLKTQAVSRLYLDNFKNIQSSWVTQGEKTGQMALFFGANDMGSLMIEENVVSQAGTTHHLTVETIRRCITESGYIPRQRNVFYEYIDDPDSNGPARGSGRVPLPVLN; from the coding sequence TTGTCTTCCGAAATTGCATCTCTGCTGGATAAAGCAGTCGCCGGCGAACGTCTGAACCGAGAAGAGGGGCTCAAGCTGATGGAGTCTCACGATCTGGTTGCGCTGGGCAAGGCAGCCAACGAAGTCACGAAGCGACTGCACCCCGAGCCTTACCGGACCTACAACATCGACCGGAATATCAACTATTCGAATTCCTGTACGGCGGTCTGTGATTTCTGTGCGTTTTACCGGAATCCGAAGTCGCCGGACGTGTATGTGCTCAAACCCGAGCAGCTGTATCAGAAGATTGAAGAGACCATCGAACTGGGCGGGGACCAGATCCTGCTGCAGGGAGGTTTGCACCCAACGTTGAAACTGGAGTGGTATGAAGATCTGCTCCGCGATCTACGGGAACGGTATCCCACGGTAAACGTGCATGGCTTCAGTCCGCCGGAACTGCATCACTTCACCAAGGTCAACAAGTTACCTCTGCGCGAAGTGTTGCAGCGGTTGAAAGATGCCGGCCTGGGTAGTCTGCCCGGAGGGGGAGGCGAGATCCTCGTGGACCGGGTTCGCAAAGAAATTACTCGTGGCAAAGCACTGACCGACGAGTGGCTGGAAGTGAATCGGGTCTGGCACGAGCTGGGGGGCATTTCGAGTGCCACCATGATGTTCGGCCATATCGAGACACTGGCTGAGCGGATTGAGCACCTGGATCGACTGCGTGAACTGCAGGATAAGACGGGCGGCTTTTCGGCATTCATCTGCTGGACACTCCAGCCCGAGAATACCGATATGGATTACGTACCACCCGCGGGAGCATTCGAGTATCTGAAGACCCAGGCTGTGAGCCGCCTGTACCTGGATAACTTTAAAAATATCCAGTCCTCCTGGGTCACCCAGGGAGAAAAAACGGGGCAGATGGCACTCTTTTTTGGCGCCAATGATATGGGCAGCCTGATGATTGAAGAGAATGTGGTCTCCCAGGCGGGAACGACTCATCATCTGACAGTTGAGACAATTCGTCGCTGTATTACGGAATCGGGATACATTCCCCGGCAGCGGAATGTCTTTTATGAATATATCGATGATCCTGATTCTAATGGTCCTGCAAGGGGTTCAGGTCGCGTTCCTCTGCCCGTGCTGAACTGA
- a CDS encoding menaquinone biosynthetic enzyme MqnA/MqnD family protein codes for MSDVVPPPIRVGAVSYLNSKPLIQDLEDLADNAELMLDYPSLLADDLAEGRIDVGLIPSIEVIRSPHYEVISNACVATQGPVLSVKMYSRVPLGKIKRLALDMGSRTSATLVRIMLAEQYGVFPEVEPLPIEQTIEATTADAILLIGDRAIHTPSTKFAATWDLGEEWLRWTGLPFVFAMWAVRLDQDTGSLETALCQARDRGVSMLDEIARREAPKLGIDVAVAESYLKNNLSFYLGSAERCGLQLFQELAIKTGLAPEGVPLVFRNCISAG; via the coding sequence ATGTCAGACGTGGTTCCCCCCCCGATTCGTGTGGGGGCGGTCTCTTATCTCAATTCGAAACCGCTGATTCAGGATCTGGAAGATCTCGCGGATAATGCTGAACTGATGTTAGATTATCCCAGCCTGCTGGCTGATGATCTGGCTGAGGGGCGAATTGATGTGGGGCTCATTCCCTCGATTGAAGTCATTCGCAGCCCCCACTATGAAGTGATTTCGAATGCCTGTGTGGCGACACAGGGGCCGGTGTTGAGTGTGAAAATGTATAGCCGCGTGCCCCTTGGCAAAATCAAGCGGCTGGCACTGGACATGGGCTCGCGGACGAGTGCGACGCTGGTCAGAATCATGCTGGCGGAGCAGTACGGCGTGTTTCCGGAAGTGGAACCGCTGCCGATCGAACAGACCATTGAAGCGACAACCGCAGATGCAATCCTGCTGATCGGCGATCGGGCGATTCATACGCCAAGTACGAAGTTCGCTGCGACCTGGGACCTGGGCGAAGAGTGGTTGCGCTGGACTGGGCTGCCGTTCGTCTTCGCGATGTGGGCCGTCCGTCTGGATCAGGATACCGGATCGCTGGAGACCGCGTTATGTCAGGCACGCGACAGGGGTGTTTCAATGCTGGACGAGATTGCCCGACGGGAAGCACCTAAGCTGGGCATTGACGTGGCGGTGGCAGAAAGCTATCTGAAGAATAATCTGAGTTTTTATCTGGGATCTGCAGAGCGTTGCGGATTGCAGCTGTTTCAAGAATTAGCCATTAAAACGGGACTTGCTCCCGAGGGGGTTCCTCTTGTCTTCCGAAATTGCATCTCTGCTGGATAA
- the proC gene encoding pyrroline-5-carboxylate reductase → MSDSRQIKVGFIGAGRMATALAGGLISSGFTSAENVCASDTYESAREKFAHETGATTLEANITVAEQSDIVILAVKPQQLPDVLQELKGTITGKQLLVSIAAGSPLSLFLETLGDSIRVIRVMPNTPCLVKQGASAFARGGKATEADASLVDSLLSTVGIAVEVPESQLDAVTGLSGSGPAYIYQIIEALSDGAVRMGLPRHVATQLAAQTVKGAAEMVLETGEHPGALKDAVTSPGGTTIAGIHALESGGLRSSLMNAVAAATLRSIELGK, encoded by the coding sequence ATGTCAGACAGTAGACAAATAAAAGTCGGTTTTATTGGTGCAGGACGCATGGCGACCGCCCTGGCAGGAGGCCTGATTTCCTCCGGTTTTACCTCTGCAGAAAACGTCTGTGCCAGTGACACTTACGAGTCGGCCCGGGAAAAATTTGCCCACGAAACCGGTGCAACTACTCTTGAGGCCAATATCACTGTCGCTGAACAGTCCGACATTGTGATCCTGGCTGTCAAACCGCAACAGCTCCCCGACGTCCTGCAGGAACTGAAAGGCACTATTACCGGGAAACAGCTGCTGGTCTCCATCGCCGCCGGTTCTCCACTCTCACTCTTCCTGGAGACTCTCGGGGATTCCATCCGCGTGATCCGTGTCATGCCCAACACTCCCTGCCTGGTCAAACAGGGAGCTTCTGCATTCGCCCGGGGCGGTAAAGCGACAGAAGCCGATGCCAGCCTGGTCGATTCCCTGCTCTCCACCGTCGGCATCGCCGTCGAAGTCCCCGAGTCACAACTGGACGCCGTCACCGGACTGTCCGGCTCCGGCCCCGCTTACATTTATCAAATCATTGAAGCCCTCAGCGATGGTGCCGTGCGGATGGGACTCCCCCGCCACGTCGCCACTCAGCTCGCCGCACAAACCGTCAAAGGCGCCGCGGAGATGGTGCTCGAAACCGGTGAACATCCCGGTGCCCTTAAAGACGCGGTCACCAGTCCAGGTGGTACCACGATCGCCGGCATCCACGCCCTTGAATCGGGAGGCCTTCGTAGCAGCCTCATGAACGCCGTCGCTGCGGCCACACTCCGTTCCATCGAGTTAGGCAAATAG
- a CDS encoding alpha/beta hydrolase: MRHHSVRTLLVFCSLLSLSISLLSAAEPDLQNWLKQPILEKDQPWKEVQAFIAPKVPGMPEVSSVTQWEKVNHRIRKEVLDKVVYRGEAAKWRDTKLNVVWGETIPGGPEYKIQKLRFEAVPGLWVPALLYIPNDLTGKVPVVMNVNGHDRNDGKAADYKQVRCINQAKRGMLALNVEWLGMGQLNSPGFTHYKMNQLDLCGTSGLAPFYLAMKKGLDALLAHPNADPRRVAVAGLSGGGWQTIFISSLDERVTLSNPVAGYSSFLTRDYHTKDLGDSEQTPNDLALYADYTHLTAMRAPRPTLLTNNSKDNCCFESGYAQPPLLKAAFPIFKLYDKEENLQKHINDDPGTHNFLKDNREALYRMLSAHFSEPGKPLPVEEIPCDEELKTAEELQVELPADNADFHTLALKLSQNLPRPAKKTTPEKQRAALKKLISAPESKVIGTKVDHKSAGDTKVTFWKLKVDQDWTVPAVEFSRGSAKSTTIIVADAGRQSLAETVETLLAQGQNVLAVDPFYFGESKISQRDFLYGLLVAAVGERPLGIQAGQLAAIARWLKADQKQSTVRIQAVGPRSSLFTLVAAAIEPAAITGVSLQDSYGSLKEVLEEDKAVSQAPELFCFGLLKAFDIKELTELAGRDRVTFLSPSERVKRELSEVEIQKDVDYLGAGREEKLDLYLPDARLRKGPYPAVVIIHGGGWHGGDKGARREINIGTNLAKAGYVCASINYQLAKKQSRFTDNLKQVWPGHLQDCKTAVRFLRKHADKYQVDTDHIGAIGGSAGGHLVAMLAVTGDDPQLEPEEPYTGFSSRIQAVVPMYGVHDLIALAQSRDLLSSFSEEEKSLSKQASAVSHISDDDPPFLVLHGTRDALVPVEQSELLQTALKKGGIPAELIIIEGAPHSFHLQPKQRDLRPAVIGFFDQHLKPQK, from the coding sequence ATGAGGCACCATTCTGTCCGCACTCTACTCGTCTTCTGCAGTCTGCTTTCACTCAGTATTTCGCTCCTGTCAGCTGCTGAACCCGACCTGCAGAACTGGCTGAAACAACCGATCCTGGAAAAAGATCAGCCATGGAAAGAGGTCCAGGCATTTATCGCTCCCAAAGTCCCCGGCATGCCTGAAGTCAGCAGTGTCACCCAATGGGAAAAGGTCAATCACCGCATTCGCAAAGAGGTTCTGGACAAAGTCGTCTATCGTGGTGAAGCCGCCAAATGGCGCGACACGAAACTGAACGTCGTCTGGGGAGAGACCATCCCCGGCGGTCCCGAATACAAAATCCAGAAACTTCGCTTCGAAGCCGTCCCCGGACTCTGGGTCCCCGCCCTGCTTTACATTCCCAATGACCTGACGGGCAAAGTTCCCGTCGTGATGAATGTCAACGGCCATGATCGCAATGATGGAAAAGCCGCCGACTACAAACAGGTCCGCTGTATCAATCAGGCCAAGCGAGGCATGCTGGCTCTCAACGTCGAATGGCTCGGCATGGGTCAGCTCAACTCTCCCGGCTTCACACACTATAAGATGAACCAGCTCGACCTGTGTGGCACCAGCGGGCTTGCTCCCTTTTATCTCGCCATGAAAAAAGGGCTCGATGCTCTACTCGCGCATCCTAACGCTGATCCCCGGCGCGTCGCAGTCGCAGGCCTCTCTGGAGGTGGCTGGCAGACGATCTTTATCAGCTCCCTCGACGAACGGGTCACCCTCTCCAATCCGGTAGCCGGTTACTCCAGCTTCCTCACCCGCGATTATCACACTAAGGACCTGGGTGATTCCGAACAGACACCCAACGACCTGGCGCTCTACGCCGACTACACGCACCTGACCGCGATGCGGGCTCCCCGTCCGACCTTGCTGACGAACAACTCGAAAGACAACTGCTGCTTCGAATCGGGATACGCCCAGCCCCCACTGCTCAAGGCTGCCTTCCCAATCTTCAAGCTCTACGACAAAGAAGAAAATCTGCAGAAGCACATCAACGACGATCCCGGCACGCACAACTTCCTCAAAGATAATCGCGAAGCCCTCTATCGCATGCTCTCAGCACACTTCTCCGAACCAGGCAAACCGCTGCCAGTCGAAGAAATCCCCTGTGACGAAGAATTGAAAACAGCAGAGGAACTGCAGGTCGAACTCCCCGCTGACAATGCGGACTTCCACACTCTGGCCCTCAAACTCAGTCAGAATCTGCCTCGCCCCGCGAAAAAGACCACACCTGAAAAACAACGGGCAGCACTCAAAAAACTCATCTCCGCTCCAGAGTCAAAAGTCATCGGCACTAAGGTCGACCACAAGTCAGCAGGCGACACTAAAGTCACCTTTTGGAAACTGAAAGTCGATCAGGACTGGACCGTTCCTGCCGTGGAATTTTCACGTGGCTCCGCGAAATCCACCACTATCATCGTCGCAGATGCAGGCCGCCAGAGTCTGGCAGAAACAGTTGAAACGTTACTGGCACAAGGACAAAACGTGCTCGCCGTCGATCCTTTCTACTTCGGCGAATCGAAAATCAGTCAGCGTGACTTCCTGTATGGTCTGCTCGTCGCAGCCGTAGGAGAACGCCCCCTGGGCATTCAGGCCGGTCAGCTCGCTGCCATCGCCCGCTGGTTGAAAGCCGACCAGAAACAGTCCACCGTTCGGATCCAGGCCGTCGGCCCCCGCAGCAGCCTGTTCACACTCGTCGCCGCTGCGATCGAGCCTGCAGCCATCACAGGTGTCAGCCTGCAGGACTCTTACGGGTCCCTCAAGGAAGTACTCGAAGAGGATAAAGCTGTCAGCCAGGCCCCCGAACTCTTCTGCTTCGGTCTGCTCAAAGCGTTCGATATTAAAGAACTCACCGAACTTGCAGGCCGGGACCGGGTCACGTTCCTTTCCCCCTCCGAACGGGTCAAACGTGAACTTTCCGAGGTAGAGATTCAAAAAGACGTGGACTACCTGGGTGCAGGCCGCGAGGAAAAACTCGATCTCTATCTTCCCGATGCCCGCTTGCGGAAAGGCCCCTATCCCGCTGTCGTGATTATCCATGGCGGGGGCTGGCATGGCGGTGACAAAGGCGCCCGTCGCGAAATCAACATCGGCACCAACCTGGCCAAAGCCGGCTACGTCTGTGCCAGCATCAACTACCAGCTTGCGAAAAAACAGTCTCGCTTTACCGATAACCTCAAACAGGTCTGGCCTGGTCATCTGCAGGATTGTAAAACCGCCGTTCGCTTCCTGCGAAAACATGCCGATAAGTACCAGGTCGATACCGACCACATCGGGGCGATCGGTGGTTCCGCCGGCGGACATCTGGTCGCGATGCTGGCTGTGACCGGCGACGATCCACAGCTCGAACCTGAAGAACCCTATACAGGTTTTTCATCCCGCATCCAGGCAGTGGTCCCCATGTACGGCGTACATGACCTGATCGCCCTGGCACAATCACGTGACCTGCTGAGTTCCTTCTCGGAAGAAGAAAAGTCACTCAGCAAACAGGCCTCTGCAGTATCGCATATTTCAGACGATGATCCTCCCTTCCTCGTCCTGCACGGAACCCGAGACGCGCTGGTCCCGGTAGAACAGTCAGAGCTCCTGCAGACCGCGCTGAAAAAAGGTGGTATCCCCGCTGAGCTCATCATTATCGAAGGCGCTCCACACAGCTTTCACCTCCAACCTAAACAGCGCGACCTCCGACCTGCGGTCATCGGCTTCTTTGATCAGCACCTCAAGCCACAGAAGTAA
- a CDS encoding metal ABC transporter solute-binding protein, Zn/Mn family, producing MRKLFAFALVLIGLAGCQSQDNSTPQTKKEKSGTNIQYPIPVAATVGMVADLVNNVGQEYVDVKQIMGTGVDPHMHKASRDDVVAIMNADVVFYSGLMLEGKMTDTLIKVSRNKPVYAVTELINEKTLLEPDDFNGHYDPHVWMDVSAWSQCVDAVKDALSQYDPQHADVYEKNAATYKQKLEQLHKYGLETLKSIPEDSRTLITSHDAFNYFGRAYGLDVQGVQGISTESEAGLKRINELVDLLVKKKIKAVFVESSVSKKNITALIEGARAQGHQIEIGGELFSDAMGEPGTYEGTYLGMLDHNITIVARALGGTAPEKGMQNKLTP from the coding sequence ATGAGAAAGCTCTTCGCTTTCGCCCTGGTGTTAATCGGCCTGGCCGGCTGTCAGTCACAGGATAATTCGACGCCTCAGACCAAAAAAGAGAAATCCGGTACCAATATCCAGTACCCGATCCCTGTCGCAGCGACCGTGGGAATGGTCGCCGATCTTGTCAATAATGTGGGACAGGAATATGTCGATGTGAAACAGATCATGGGTACCGGCGTTGACCCCCACATGCATAAAGCGAGTCGCGATGATGTTGTGGCGATTATGAACGCAGATGTTGTCTTCTATTCCGGCCTGATGCTCGAAGGCAAAATGACCGACACCCTGATTAAGGTCTCGCGCAATAAACCAGTCTATGCGGTGACCGAACTGATCAACGAAAAAACGCTTCTGGAACCGGACGATTTTAACGGTCACTACGACCCCCATGTCTGGATGGACGTCTCCGCCTGGTCTCAATGTGTCGACGCCGTTAAAGACGCCCTCTCCCAATATGACCCGCAACACGCGGATGTCTATGAGAAGAATGCTGCTACCTATAAACAGAAACTGGAGCAACTGCACAAGTACGGCCTGGAAACATTGAAATCGATCCCGGAAGACAGTCGCACATTGATCACCTCGCACGATGCTTTCAATTATTTCGGTCGAGCTTATGGACTCGACGTTCAAGGCGTACAGGGCATCTCCACCGAATCAGAAGCCGGTCTGAAACGGATTAACGAGCTCGTCGATCTGCTGGTAAAGAAAAAGATCAAAGCGGTCTTCGTGGAAAGCAGTGTCTCTAAAAAGAATATTACCGCTCTGATTGAAGGAGCCCGCGCGCAGGGGCATCAAATCGAAATCGGAGGAGAACTGTTCTCAGATGCTATGGGAGAACCGGGGACATACGAAGGAACTTACCTCGGGATGCTCGACCACAATATCACCATAGTGGCCCGGGCGCTGGGGGGCACTGCCCCGGAAAAAGGCATGCAGAATAAACTCACTCCCTGA
- a CDS encoding metal ABC transporter ATP-binding protein, whose protein sequence is MNSSENQSPITQTEISPAEIPLSVYDLTVAYHRKPVIWDVSFDIPPGKLVGIIGPNGAGKSTLIKAIMELIPRASGRVNIFGKPYQKNRHRVGYVPQRESVDWDFPVDALDVVTMGLYREIGWCLPVRKKHRERALDALERVGIADYARRQISQLSGGQQQRTFLARALVQDADLYLMDEPFAAVDAATEKAIVKILQEMKQAGKTALVIHHDLQTVPEYFDYVILLNMRVIDHGPTEQVFTPENLQKTYGGRLTLLEEATETMRRREQSL, encoded by the coding sequence ATGAATTCGTCCGAAAACCAGAGCCCGATAACGCAGACTGAAATATCGCCTGCAGAGATCCCCCTCTCCGTGTATGACCTGACGGTCGCTTATCACCGTAAGCCTGTAATCTGGGATGTCAGCTTCGATATTCCGCCGGGGAAACTGGTCGGAATCATTGGTCCGAACGGGGCGGGTAAAAGTACGCTCATCAAAGCCATCATGGAACTGATTCCCAGAGCCTCGGGCCGCGTCAACATCTTCGGAAAACCATATCAGAAAAACCGGCACCGCGTGGGCTACGTGCCTCAGCGGGAAAGCGTTGACTGGGATTTTCCCGTCGATGCTCTCGATGTTGTCACGATGGGACTCTACCGCGAGATCGGCTGGTGCCTGCCTGTCCGCAAGAAACATCGCGAACGCGCGCTGGATGCCCTCGAACGCGTGGGGATCGCCGACTATGCCCGGCGTCAGATCAGCCAGCTCTCCGGCGGACAGCAGCAACGGACTTTCCTTGCCCGTGCCCTGGTTCAGGATGCCGACCTGTATTTGATGGACGAACCGTTCGCTGCCGTCGATGCCGCCACCGAAAAAGCCATTGTAAAAATCCTGCAGGAAATGAAACAGGCCGGCAAAACGGCCCTCGTGATTCATCACGACCTGCAGACCGTCCCCGAGTATTTTGACTACGTCATTCTGCTCAATATGCGTGTCATCGATCACGGTCCGACCGAGCAGGTCTTCACACCGGAGAACCTGCAAAAAACTTATGGCGGCCGTCTCACTCTGCTGGAAGAAGCCACCGAAACGATGCGCCGCAGGGAGCAGTCACTATGA
- a CDS encoding metal ABC transporter permease has translation MSLSARMLILLLMLSPGPVLLAAEGKSIQTQRSITDRSIEWPAWEDWRRVFFMQDYNTRVVILGTTLLGMSAGMIGSFALLRKRALMGDALSHATLPGIAIAFIIGSTLGLNGKSLPLLLTGAAISGLLGIAGILMIRNLTRLKEDAALGIVLSVFFGAGIALLNIVQQMQTGHAAGLESFIYGKTASMIASDAWLIGGAGLSCVLVALLLYKELTLLCFDEGFADSRGFPVVLLDTLLMGLVVIVTIIGLQAVGLILMISLLVIPPAAARFWTEKMLWLTVVAVVLGALSGMIGSGMSAIFPNLPSGAMIVLVATAMFLFSMIFGVPRGILVRKYRRYELNTKVNRQHLLRGLYEYLEAHQQLPIGVTDSAPPVSLSALEQLRSWSLPALKKIIRSAQDERLVTLLSDNRVQLTLSGLKEAARVVHEHRLWELYLITYADVASSKVDQDADAIEHVLEPEVIAELESLLVRQSTEGILQSPHDIDLPQSLSAPTFRRTN, from the coding sequence ATGAGCCTCAGCGCGCGGATGCTGATCCTGTTGCTCATGCTGAGTCCCGGACCGGTTCTCCTGGCTGCCGAAGGCAAGTCCATTCAGACACAGCGGTCCATCACAGATCGCAGTATTGAATGGCCTGCCTGGGAAGACTGGCGACGCGTCTTCTTCATGCAGGACTATAACACCCGGGTTGTCATCCTGGGCACCACGCTTCTGGGAATGTCTGCTGGCATGATCGGCAGCTTCGCCCTGCTCCGCAAACGCGCCCTGATGGGTGACGCCCTCAGTCATGCGACACTCCCCGGCATCGCGATCGCCTTCATTATCGGCAGCACCCTGGGCCTCAATGGGAAGTCGCTGCCGCTGCTGTTAACCGGGGCCGCCATCAGTGGTCTACTGGGAATTGCCGGTATCCTGATGATTCGCAATCTGACCCGACTCAAGGAAGATGCAGCCCTCGGCATCGTGCTCAGCGTCTTCTTCGGTGCAGGAATCGCGCTGCTCAACATTGTACAGCAAATGCAGACCGGGCACGCTGCTGGTCTCGAATCATTCATCTATGGGAAAACCGCCTCCATGATCGCCAGCGATGCCTGGCTGATCGGTGGCGCCGGCCTGAGCTGTGTGCTGGTAGCCTTGTTATTGTATAAGGAACTGACGTTACTCTGCTTCGATGAAGGCTTCGCCGATTCTCGAGGCTTTCCGGTGGTACTGCTCGACACACTCCTCATGGGACTGGTTGTAATCGTAACGATCATTGGGCTGCAGGCAGTGGGTCTGATCCTCATGATCTCTCTGCTCGTGATTCCCCCTGCCGCCGCACGTTTCTGGACCGAAAAAATGCTCTGGCTGACAGTGGTCGCTGTGGTGCTGGGAGCCTTAAGTGGGATGATCGGTTCGGGCATGAGTGCGATTTTTCCCAATCTCCCCTCCGGTGCAATGATCGTTCTCGTCGCGACAGCCATGTTCCTCTTCAGCATGATTTTTGGCGTCCCTCGTGGGATCCTGGTTCGCAAGTACCGTCGTTATGAACTGAATACCAAGGTCAATCGCCAGCACCTGTTGCGCGGCCTTTATGAATACCTCGAAGCACATCAGCAACTCCCGATCGGCGTGACTGACAGTGCACCACCCGTCTCACTCTCTGCCCTGGAGCAGCTGCGGAGCTGGTCCCTGCCTGCCCTCAAGAAAATCATTCGCAGTGCCCAGGACGAACGTCTGGTGACGTTACTCTCAGACAATCGCGTGCAGCTGACACTCTCCGGATTGAAAGAAGCCGCCCGTGTCGTGCACGAGCATCGCCTCTGGGAACTCTACCTGATTACCTACGCAGACGTCGCTTCCAGTAAAGTCGATCAGGATGCCGATGCGATTGAGCATGTCCTGGAACCGGAAGTGATCGCTGAACTGGAATCCCTGCTGGTCCGCCAGTCAACCGAAGGAATTCTGCAGAGTCCACATGACATTGATCTGCCACAATCACTGAGTGCCCCCACTTTCAGGAGGACCAACTGA
- a CDS encoding metal ABC transporter permease — protein MGGLAQWSWTLDGWIIVAGMLCAAATALLGNFLVLRKMSMLGDAITHAILPGLAAAFLISDSRSSLPMFVGAVIAGILTALFTEWIRGFGKVDEGASMGVVFTSLFALGLVMIVQAADRVDLDPGCVLYGAIELTPADTVLIAGWEIPRVVFVLSIVLLINLLFVILFLKELKLSSFDPALATTTGFNATFIHYALMTLVAITAVASFEAVGNILVVAMFVVPPAAAYMLTDRLGVMLILSVLLAMFSAIIGHISAITVPYWFGFQSTSTAGMMAVAAGLLFIIAALFSPRHGVVIVFLRRQFLAWQILADDIVALMYRIEERDPELRPDAFYLRDILFSRPLPTSLTLGYLVRHSQLVHANGTYTLTDTGRDRARQLVRSHRLWEHYLVEHAGMSTETIHRQAEQLEHFTDRELRDRLNADTLDTDQDPHGRPIPPEEHAP, from the coding sequence ATGGGCGGACTCGCACAATGGAGCTGGACTCTGGATGGCTGGATCATCGTCGCGGGCATGTTGTGTGCCGCCGCGACTGCCCTGCTGGGCAACTTTCTCGTACTACGTAAAATGAGCATGCTCGGCGATGCGATCACGCACGCCATCTTGCCGGGTCTGGCCGCAGCCTTCTTAATCAGTGACTCCCGCAGCAGCCTGCCCATGTTTGTCGGTGCTGTTATTGCCGGCATTTTGACTGCGCTGTTCACCGAGTGGATTCGCGGCTTTGGAAAAGTGGATGAAGGTGCCTCGATGGGCGTCGTCTTCACCTCCCTGTTTGCCTTGGGACTGGTGATGATTGTCCAGGCAGCCGATCGTGTGGATCTCGATCCGGGTTGCGTCCTTTATGGAGCGATCGAACTCACTCCCGCCGACACCGTCCTGATCGCGGGCTGGGAAATCCCCCGCGTGGTCTTTGTCCTCTCCATCGTACTGCTGATCAATCTGCTGTTCGTGATTCTATTCCTTAAAGAACTGAAGCTCAGTTCGTTTGACCCGGCCCTGGCTACGACCACAGGCTTCAATGCCACGTTCATTCATTACGCGTTGATGACTCTGGTCGCGATCACCGCGGTCGCCAGCTTTGAAGCAGTCGGCAATATTCTGGTCGTCGCCATGTTCGTCGTTCCTCCCGCCGCTGCTTATATGCTGACCGATCGACTGGGAGTCATGCTGATCCTCAGTGTTCTGCTGGCGATGTTCTCAGCCATCATCGGGCACATTAGTGCCATCACCGTCCCCTACTGGTTTGGTTTTCAGAGCACCTCGACAGCCGGCATGATGGCGGTCGCCGCCGGTCTACTGTTTATCATCGCTGCCCTGTTCAGCCCCCGACATGGCGTAGTGATCGTCTTTCTGAGACGCCAGTTTCTGGCCTGGCAGATTCTCGCGGATGACATCGTCGCCCTGATGTACCGCATCGAAGAACGGGACCCGGAACTCAGGCCGGACGCCTTTTACCTGCGAGACATCCTCTTCTCACGACCGCTGCCCACCAGCCTGACACTCGGCTACCTCGTGCGACACAGCCAGCTCGTACACGCCAACGGAACCTATACCCTGACCGACACTGGTCGGGACCGTGCCCGACAACTCGTCCGCTCACACCGACTCTGGGAACACTACCTCGTTGAACACGCAGGAATGTCGACAGAAACGATTCACCGCCAGGCCGAACAACTCGAACATTTTACCGACAGGGAACTTCGCGACCGCCTCAACGCCGACACCCTCGATACCGATCAGGATCCCCACGGTCGCCCGATCCCTCCCGAAGAACATGCTCCCTGA